AGTCTAATTAGTTATTCCAAGTAATTTGTTTCACAACTTTGCTTCCAATTCGGGTCTTGGGTAATGAGACGAGTAAAAGAAGAGTGTGGTTTATGATATGGATAGTTGTTATTTGGATGATTAGGGAGAGACCACTATCCTTTTTCAAATGGTATTTGGGATATTACTTTTATAGTTATATAGTGAACACGATCAaccttattacttttttttatcagccaaaagAATATCATTAAAAGGAAATGGTACAAGAAATACCACTCCAAAAATATATGGAATATACACACATGAATAAGGATCCAATACCTATATGGTTACTAAATATTTAGATGATACTTGGAGTTGATTATTGACAAAATCCTCAAGTAAAGCTTGTCTCTTCTATGATTCGTttataaattcaagacaatattTTGTTTGGTGTTATATTGACATCTATGATGTTTTATTTGCTCTAAAATATGGTGGTTGCTCTAGCATCATAGCTTCCTTTTTTAGGGAAGTGGCTTCTAACTAGTCTCTTGATGCCTCTAAATTTTCCAGTTCAAAAATTTCTAACTGGTAGGGAGGTATTTGATTTTGGCTAGATCCGCTAGATGTTTATGTCCAAACAAGGAATTCACTACCTCACCTTGTTTCCATATTGGTTTTGGTGTAGGTTTTATGCCAAGTTTTTTTTTCGAACAGCAAAATGAATTGATATATTAAAGGTGAGTTGTTGCCAGAGTAGGGgtacataaaaaaattggtttgaaTTGAATGGGATTGTAATGGaattgattttttctttgaactagttaaaaaaatgagtatatgattttataaaactaattcgattaatcaaattgtttctgtaaaaccaattcaattaatcaaacttatttttatttaaatactttttatttaaaaaaataatttaaaaatcagttcaaaattaatttgactCTTAGAACtagtttaaaattgattaaaaattaatttaatttaaaattaattttttaaaatcagtttaattttaaatcaatttctaaatcagtttgactatttaaatataaaatcaaatcaattaaaacagTTTGAAATCAATTAAGTTTGATTTTGTTACTGAAACTAATTTAGTGAAGTTTAGAATTCCACATGAATTAATTACAAGCGATGAGACCTATGGCACAATCCACGCATACCCACTTACTGATGCTGAAACCTATGAGCTTTAAATGGAATGACGATACCCACTCACCCAGTCAGCATTCAGCTTCAGATAACAGACCAATCCCCTGCTATATTCATTAATGCCTTTTGTGCTTATCATTTTGCCCTACTCGAATTCCATGACTTATAAAAGCATTCATCATACACACCGTCAAGATCACATACTCCATCCTTGAACAGAATAGCATTCTGATGCTGCCATATTGCCCACACCAAAGCTACCCAAACAGCCCACCACAAAGTTCGAGCTTTGGCCCCCTTTATACGTCCTATATGCTGCCAAAAGTGGCTCTGGGGATATCCCTTGCCAATACCTTCACTTCCCCTGTCATGCACTACATCTATTCCATAATTTGTGAACAACACTGCAATGGTTTTGTGCCAAGGTAAATTTGGAGATGGAATATGTAGTTGTTTAGGTGTTAAGAGTTTAAGAGAATATAATATGGTGAAATTTCTAATTGCTCAAGTATGTTTTGGAATGCAGTGGGATTGCTAGACCCTATTTAACGTTGCTAGagatttaatatttattgaatttaattgattttaaaagaaTTGATATGAACAATTGAAATCAGATTAACTCGAATCaccttattttataaattataagaaaaaacaaacaagccAAAATTACcctgtatatttatatttatttgtattgggcaaaaaaagaattaattgaaaataaaattctaattaaatgaatgatattttaaaaaatatatcattaaataagagataattagtttttttaagagaaagagagaattagcaaaaatttatgtatattttagttcatcacatatttacatatagattttttttctttaatgcctATGCACGATCAcatcatacaaataaaaaaatttacattggaTTTAGAAATAATTAGACTCTAACGGATAACTTCCACCACATCAAGGTGACGCTCTATCATTATATCCCTTGCCTCCATTGAAAAATAGAAGTGACTAATCTAAGACAATGGGTCAAGAAATTCAACATTACTATTCTTAAATAACTTATTAAAGTTAGACTTTCTTTTCACATTAttacaaataagaaaattatgtaCACATCTAATCACAAatcactttaaaataattactttaaaaattaacaattttatatttatagtgAATTGTGATTTgatgattatataaaaaaatttacaatttcagtttataatttttttttacttatagttTGGTTCggagataataatataattttttctgttTAAGAATATATGATGTTTAAGGTTTTTGTATAAGTATTAAAGAatacaattaatttattgaatttcaaaggaaaaattagataactttctaatatatattttttatctctttaattaatgattcatttattttgtttatgtattATTTCCACTAAGTATATATTAAGAgtattcttaatatatatatattaagagtattcttaatatatatatattaatgtatcattgattttgtaaaatcatatatatttaggaataatttttttctctaaaactttatatattttgaaattgagGGATTGGGAATTTACCGTAACAATCAGTAGACAAGCTCCACTAATCCCGGTGTTCCATGTTTTCAGCTTTCTAATTTCAAGCGATGAATATTTTCCCACGTGCCTTTGGAAAGTATAGGGTGCTTTCTTTCAATGTAATTGTCAAGTCTTGACGTAGATTCTGAAGTAAACTTGACCAATTAACCCATCCTTTGCTGCAACAACTTGGATAGAGACTGCCATCAACATGCACCCAAGAAAATTTTGTATGCTGCAAATCTTTTTCAAGTTTATTGACTATACCGACATCGGTAGGACAACTACAAGAATTGTCCTTTTTAAatccttttcttttaataaaattatgataatgatGGAttactacaaaaacaaaaatatagattAGTTGTTCCTATAAGAATAGACTTTATTGATGAAAATTGAGCTATTGATATAGtagtaaatattataatttatactaataatatgttaaattatgttaatatataattttgttcgtataaaattaatatgtatTATCGGTATATTATTCTATTAGTATGACTATTAATAAATCTCATACCGATAATTTAATGAAtagtattttgaatttaattttgatgttaagtttaaagattatttttttgaagaaaagtgTAAAGATTTTTATAACATCAACTACTTAATTAGAAATcactacatatataatttttaggataaaatatgtttttaatctctcaattattcttttattttatttttagtttctcaatTAAATATTGGCTGTTCATGGTCTccaaactaatttttttgtttgatttttagttATTACTGTCAAATTCCTCCGTTAAaggttattgtttttctttttggccTTTAGAAACGGCCAAAAAATTGATAGCTTaacttttaaaatcttttaaatcaTTTTCCGCCAGAAATTGTTTCCCTTAGATTTTAGACAACGATATAAAAACAGCCCATTGCAACCAATTTCTAGTGGATACATACATCATAAAACAAATGTAACACCTCACTTAGAAATAAAGAAGACAAGATGAGTCAATTAGAAAGAAGGAAGGAGCTTCCTCAGCCCAAACAATACCTCTGCTTAATGATCCATTATGGTGCTTGGGTATATTATTtgcactaataaaaaataagatttttatatcggttatttaagatttttaatataggttaataattgatgttgaaagtaccaatATAGAAAGTAtcatcgttaacatcggttttttaaaatcgatattaactaataaatacaatatcaattatttaaataatcaatattatatgataagaattatgaaaaaaagactaaaaatttatatatcaacattggttttttaaaaaaatcgatatTAAATGTCACTAActacatcgatttttttttaaatcgatgttaaatatttttattgacgattttttaaatttttaatcataattttattcatcacaaaagatatatttttttgtagtgaTTGGTGTCCCTTCCTAGTTGCCTTCGACTTCCAGCTTGCCAAGTTTCACATTAACTAGCTAGTTCCCTTGCACATGAAGCAATGTTCCACACTACAGAACTAGAACAATACCTTTTTTATGGAAGAAAATCAATATCTAATTTCCTTCTAATTTTAGAACACTAGTCTATTTCTTTGTCACACCAATCCTCATAAGAGCAACATAGGCTATAAGTCTGTAATCTATCATCATTATCACTAGAGCAGATGCAGCCATGACTTGCTCCTGCAAATTGAAATGAAACCCTGTTTGCTTTATAGAAGGAAATTCCGCAACTTGACACTGGCCAGTAGAACAAGGGTATGTCTCGCCATTGCTATACTGAGACGCGATAAAGAGCTGGTAGTTGTAGTAGCTGATGGAAATGTACTTCACCCATGAAATAAACACCAGAACATGCTGAACATAAAAACCACCAGCAAGCAAGAAACACAGCAGGAGCAGTGAGGACAATGTGGTTGCATCTTTTGATCCATGACAGAAGCGCCGAGGTCCTGTGAGACTAAGACATGGAGTAAGAGGGTGTGAATAAATATGGAGGGAAGACTAAGTTCCATTTGAAGGTCAGCTACCACCCTTGACATGAAGTACGAGGAGAGCCTGTACATTCCTGAAGATCTTTCTTTCTCTAGCATCAATAGCTCTTAGGGAATAGTGAAAATGGCTTGAAAGAGAGGGAAGAAACCCCAAAAGCCGGATATGAAGAATAGAAGCCCAATCTGCATGTACAGTATAGTTATGATTATCAATATTGTACTTAAGTCATtcttttcataatttaattcGCTGTCCAAACAATAGTGAAAACCAAATCATACCTATAAATTCAGAAAGAACAAAACTTACATTCAGTTCTCTAAGTGTTTTTTATGTTATTCTCtaattagaattgaaatttcatttcaatAACTTATACTACCCTTTATGCATATTTTTATTACGCACATTAGTAAGgtaaaactctaattttgatCAGAAAACAATATGAAAACACCTAAAAAAACCACACCTAAGTTTTGTCCATTCACCaagtaattttgtaaatttataattatatactttcaggtttgttattattaataaataaaatcaattgcaATGAATGAGTACATGATAAGTTAATTCCAATGTTACTGAAGATTGAGATAAAGTTTACATAAAGCAGAAACGTAGGCAAGATCTATACACAAAGCAGAAAAGATGCATAAGTcagaaatattttgaaattatatgtCAAGAGAGAATACCTAAACAGAAATGAATAATTAGCCATATCTTAGCATTAGTAATTAATAGTTATGGTTGAAGCAAATTGTGTTACATTGAGCATTTACCAAGAGTACTCCTAAGTAACAAAACTCTAATCATTTTCCAACTTTTTGGTAAGCATAGTGAATTCTCagcaatatttttaaagattttacCGGTGAAGAAATAtgtcaatataatatttttttataaccacAGGAACTAAAGCCTTGGGCTTTCTATTGACATACCAGAACAATATAATGCAGCTCTCTGATTTTATCTTCCACTTTCCTTTCAAGCTCATGAATTGTGTGCTCCCTTTCACAAAGTTGCTCCTGCAAAGccagttaaataagtttttagagTAAAGAAGctctattttacattattaacatGGTCCTAGAGTTGAGCATCAAAGGTGCCTCGCATTTCCATTATCTCAGTTATAACAATCATTTGAGCCTTTAGTTCAATATAAGATAGAAGATAGAAGATCATTCTGAACAATATATATGCATGACATGACACGTAATTTGGTGATCAGGCTCACCAGATAATATATCGTCAAGTTAAATGTGATCGTAGTGGATTTGCATTCTAAATTAAACTACGTACGCACCTATATAAATGTTtactttatataattatatcgcCGCATTAAAGATTCACTGcagttattttatataatatatcgcCATTAAAGATAATATAAGATAATCACATTACTTTATGCATGGACATTGATGGTAACCGTGGTGCTCATCAGATAATCATAATCCTAAGAGTTTTCTTTCTTATGATCAAGGATTGTTAGAGGGAGAAGATAATTTTCTAATCtcacaaaagaaaaatggatgTGTTTAGAAAGACAATTTAATTAACAACTTTTTTAGAgcaaattaacaatttattaaataagtgtctattaataacatatatatatatatatatatatatatatatatatattatagtagTTTAGTTGGTACATTGTAcaagataaatgtttattttatataattaaattttaaaatatataaattatattataattaataaatagatttgtacttataaatttattttagatttatgataaataatttatattatgatatattttgtttttaattacttataatttcttttagaaaagatTGAAATTCAAGatagaactaaaaaaaaaaatatcaaatatattttagaagTGTGTTTAAACtttgaagataaaatatatatttgaaattagttTTGATATGTATTGTCgtttaattaggaattattgttaatataaattttaaaataattatcataaaattaacaatttattatatatgtgataaattaTGATTGGATGATATAAATTTTACAGTTGCGGGCAACAAAGATGGGAGAGAAGTAGGtagatgaaaaaagaaaaagaaagaaaaataaaaattgttcgtagaagaaaaataaactaaaaatatagagaaatatttgaaattaaatttattagataaataagatgatataaaaatagatttttatcCTTTGatacatttgtattttttatttgtacttttattttataattattttgactTTTCAAACCATACATATGAAACAGGCAAAAAAGTAAGATGAACAAGATTGTGTCGGTAAAGTTATGTGGAGTGTTTCCTCCCTTTCCACTCACATGAACGTGAAAATATTGCACACTGGTcacattaaaatttcaaaaatttatagGCTCTTTCTATCCTACCAAACCAAGTGAGTTCTCATATTTCTACACAGTCCACGCTCTTCTTGTCTCCTCTTCAAATTTCTTGCCCACTAAACACATCCTTCGTCAGAacgaattgaaaaaaaaaatataaaaaaaacaaaaataatgaaggaattttttttaaaaaaaatggtatatgATTGAAAACATTGTTAAGAACTTTAAAAagagcaaaaaaaattaaataaatatattacaattatgtacacattagaaaaaaaacaacataagaattatattcaaatttatctaattattaCTGTATCATTATTTATCTGTCAGTGCcagtattttattaataaaaaaattattaaactcaTCTAACAgtcttttgtcaaaaaaaaaaaaaaaactcatttaacAGGGCACTCAAACAGTCCAACATGATTCAACTACTGGTTTGagaataaagcaaaaaaaaaaaaaaacttctactcctttctatttctattaAAATGCAAATAAAAACATTCTAAATATATGCTCAATCAATTAGAATTCTTAAACATTTAAAATGATTAGTCTTGAGAAATCTATTTAATTCGACTTTTGGTTAACCCAAACTAAtgatttcaatcaattttttaaaaataatttataataaaaacttatatttattttatgaatttaagtTATATGTAATGTTAGTATAATCTTTTTGacataaacatttaaataaaaatttaccttATTGTTGCATAATTCTATTCCTTAAAGTAACGTCACAACAcaagaaatttttattaaatgatgaattaaaaaaattaaacagaaaATGCATGTAAATTACTAATTCTTAGTATTTCAAtgagaaaaatcaaaacttGTGATTTGTCAATTATTCAgcaagagagggagagagaaactGCACGTTATGATAGCAACAAGTtaactttgatttttaattgaagtaatgTTATAATTTACAAtgtgtttttctttaaatattttatatagaaaatattaaatataaaaatatatttaatatcttaaaaatataaaattactttcaataatttatttcatttaataattaaaaacatgaaaaaatagaGTATTCTTTCAATTGGCATTAAAATATATgtgctgaatttttttattaaagaaaataaaacttatcTTTTAATAGTTGAGtcaaatgtttgattttttttcaaatactcttaattaaaaaaagtaaaatagaagttttattttagcataactaaaacatttttttatgtattaacaTCTCTTTTTTGTGAAACTAGACTCAAATCCTTAAAGTAATATTTTGATGAAAACTATTCATCCATGAAGTTAATGGATATTTCACATTAATAATACAATGACCTAAAAAATACTTTGTGTGTAAAatgcataatatatattttgttttattaaaaattaaaattcataaataaagagtagtctatatataaaattttaaaatacaaaaaaaatgatatattttcattaaaaatatataacaactttaaattcatataacatcgaatgatatatttttttattaaatttttctatacATTTTGTGTGTGTATAGTAGTGCCAATACGAATTCAATATAAGTTCTCATGTAAAATATAGATACTCTTTATGAAATGCTAACTAAGAATTAATAAGTTATTAATACGTATTTACAAAtgttaatctttttaaaatattggttaACAAACTAAAAAGAGTAAGATTTTTATTGAGATGCATAAAATTGTGTTACTCATGacttctaaaatatatattttttaattttttaatcaatgttctAAAAATACTGTTCACAAAACCCATATctatttaaaagtaaatatttaattgCTTTTTTTACATCAGAATATCCTTCGTTTAATAAGTGAGGGACTAATCTTGCAAAACACAATCAGAAACCTGAGTAAGGAATTGTAAATCTAAACTCCCTTCAATTAgactaatattatatattgacaTATGTTTGTAATTCTAATTAATTTCACACAATAAAAATTGTTCTCTATAAAATATTAGGAGTATAATTTGGTATGTTGGCGAGTCATGAACCGTACCAATGTATGCACCACTAAGATCAACCCCCTAAATACTCCTTTGGCCAACGCAATTGCTATGGTATGAGAGTACATATAGGCCATGTCACCATTTATGTTCTTGCTATGCTTAACTACCTGTCTATTCTAAGCTAGCTGACCTAAACAACATTAATGTGTAACAGCCGAATAAGCAAAACAACCTTAATTATTACACAAGACCGACTCCACGTTTATTACAAAGGTCTTACTAATTATTGTCTTTAGATCATttattaagaaactaaaaataaataaataaattattgtgaaagttataaaagagtataaaaataatcataaattacataatttttttatctcttaataaaaatatttatagtttcttaatTGATAtcctaaaaatactaataaacatTTGTCTTATTATAATACTAGTCATCATGAAGAGAGGAAGCATAAACATTTCGTATCCCCTATAGTCTCTTTGGGTTGACCTTTGTTCTCTGGTCTAAACCTTAGTCTCATTTTGCTGGTTTGAATTTCACCTGGGCAAATTTTACTCTGCTGGTATTAcataacagttttttttttttctttacattatcatgacatttttccttttaaataataatttataaagcaAAAACGAGAGGTATTTGGGAGTCagatgtaatttttaaattaagtaaaagaaaagtataTTTGCTGTTAATTTCAAGGAAGATCAGAATCATTTTCTATTGTGTATATATGCCATTATGTTGAAGAAAACAGATGACTTTTTTCTAAAATGAGAAGGTTAAAGTAAAAGGTTTTAGGAAGATTAAAACATCTATCTTAAATGGCAAAGGGctcattatcttttttaattaaggTTGTGACAAactattttacaaaagagagagaagaatgaGAAAGATATATCTCAAGCGATATAGAAAGTTGAAAGATACCTTTATCTTATTGTGTAGTAGTAAAGATTATTTTTCTAGACTATGTCGATCAGGTCGTTTTCGTTTTCACGTTAAATCATGTTTTATTaatcatcttttttattttttagtatcccgttttatagaatatataacgttttaaaaaattaaaatatatatcattttacaaaattaatttggattaaatatttttttcaatgttactcttaataaatatttaatgagaATAATACATAAGAAGAATAAATGaatcattaattaaagaaataaaaattatattatgaaattatctaatgttttctttaaaattataatacaccTTTTTATTTACCTTTAACTAAAAGAATTAATACAACAGCAGCAGTATATATAATTGCAAAAACAGAAGCACTTTACATATCTTTTGCTATATCATGCACGGTACAAAAATAAGAGAAtctgatgttattttttatgaccttatggaaataagaattaaatcaatGAACAAACAATTATTAATTAGGTATTTATGTCCTTATTAACAGAGAAATAGAAGGATCTAAATCATATTACACAGAGAAATAGAATTCTTCAACACTTTCTAAAGAGGAATTTGTAAGTTTTTACGCTGCATCCGCTCTTCATTCTTGAGCTCTATCATGCTGCCAATGATGATGTCAGAACTACTATTCACAATTTCAGAAAAGTTCCTGCATTTCACCACAAACAAATTGAATATAAGAATTTCTTCAACTTACAATCGGATAAGTCATATACATGGAACTTAGTTAATTAACAGCAAATTAACATGTGGAAACTTTCAAATGCATATGATGCATCTGAATTGAGAATTCTAGCATGTCATTATTTCCTAAACCTAGGGTATCCCATTCTCACTTTAATATACATATGTAATACTTTATTgctaataaatcatattatttattccATTACCCTTATACAAAAGCAATGTCAGCATAggcatatatatttataaagatgaaaagccaaatagatatataattaaatgagtAAATAGTACGCACCTATACTATAAaagtttttacattattatttaactataaaattattatctataataaatttattaatttttatatgtaagTTTAATGGTacctaatatatattattagtgtaaaattGTCGAACAATTAGACATGATAAAACTGCATTATACTATGTTAGTTTATAGTTATAATAAAAACCACATTAACATGTTTTCTTGATTGACTAATCCATGTGTAAAACTATTAAGACGGTGCATATAGAAATGAAACAAAGGCATTGTCAAaaagatttagaaaaatttacCCTTTTGAGGAGTTGAACGTGAGTCCCACGGTGAACTTAACCTCCTCAAGAGCCCGTCTGAAGCGTCTAAGTTCATCTTCAGACCACTTAGGGTTGTTGACAACGCGCAACTGCGAAGGCTTTACATCACAGAAGATGGGAATGACCTTCTTGTTGCACCCCAGAAGAAGTGCAAGCTCATGGAGGCAAAAATAGGACTCCGTGTAGCGTGGCGAGAGAACCGCCACCCCAATCTTGCACTCCATAACAGCCCTATTGATTTTCTCAAACAGTTTGTCCCCTGGCTTCATGTTCTTGTTGTCCAAGAAAGGGTTGAAACCGTGCctcttcaaatggtcatagagCAACGTGGCCACTGTTTTCTTTGTGTCCATGCTCCTATGGTTCAGGAACACGTCACACGGCTCCAACACTCGCCTTGCCACCATTTGTGTTCGCCTTTGCTGGCTGAAGAACCTGCGCTGGAAGAAGCTCATTGCCATGTTACGTTGCATGGTGTGGCTGCTTAAGAAAATATATAGCTAGGAATTTATAACAATAGAGGTGttctatgtatgtatgtatgtgagTGTATTCTTGATGATTAAGCTGTTTGTTGGTTTCTTTTGTGGGATATTGCTTTTACGCTATGGCTTTTATGATGATAATGAAATGGGTATCTCTTGAATTGATGGGGACTCCCCCTTTTATAGGGGTGTGTcgtgaattttttaataataattttagatgtgaaaaattatataaatttctcTTTCATCTATTTTGTTTAAAGTTCTTTGGGTGGGATATTCAATCTAGTTTTACCTTGGCTGGCCcatatttgattttgaaagcaTGGAAAAAGTTAAAGATAAGACCTAggtcaatttgttttttttttaatgattaaaaatttatgTGAGTTGGATTTCGTTAACAAAATTCTCACATATAAGAGAAAGTGATCCACATCCATGAAATTTGAGTTCATTTATTATCAATCGATTTAATTTCTGTTGACAAATCAATTTGTTATTctccaattaaaattataatttcattttgatatttatgaAAGAATTAAGTTGAAGTtttgttcaaaattaaattattgagaTTCAAAAGTTTCTTAACGGTTGAGTAGATTTTGACAAATGAGAGAAACAGTAAAAtagaacccccccccccccccccccaaaggTTCTATACTAAAGAGGAGTGTACCGGTTCAAACACGttggtatgttttgtttgagttTCACTCTCATCCTCACATGTGAACATTGAACATGATCCATATGAGACACGAATTAATCTTTTGAACGATGGAACAAAGTACTTTCTCCATGTTTTGGGTTGGACTATTGGAAcaaacatgaaacaaattaaaaggaaTTTAAAACTACTGTGTGCCTTGTCCCTAATTTTCTGGACATGTTCAAAGCAATTTCGTCTTGGCTGCGCCAAGAATTTCTTATTTGCTTTCTAGCTTTGACCAACTTGTCTATTTGTGCATACAACGCACATAACATATTGAATGACGCTCTTGAGTTCTTAATTAGTCAACCATAAATTTGTGTCGATGGCTCAGCCTCTCATGATCAAAGATTAATTAATTGCAAAGGAAGCAAACTCCAGGGTGCTTCTTCCTTTGACTGTTTGAATTAGACAATTTCAAGTCATGAGTACTGATCACAACTTTTCTCATACCTAGTTGATTAAAAAATTCCATATCGAAATAAGGAGAATTTTGGCATGATCACTAATTCTTATGGGTATTCTATAAGTTGTTTGGTAGACAATTTCATGTGAATTATAGAGCATGTCACACAGTGCTATTCAAAGCAGCATCTTTTACTTGGATACTATAAATATTCCTTGGAAAAACTTGATTtcgttaatttaaaaatatagaacATTAAT
Above is a window of Glycine soja cultivar W05 chromosome 12, ASM419377v2, whole genome shotgun sequence DNA encoding:
- the LOC114379044 gene encoding uncharacterized protein LOC114379044, with translation MQRNMAMSFFQRRFFSQQRRTQMVARRVLEPCDVFLNHRSMDTKKTVATLLYDHLKRHGFNPFLDNKNMKPGDKLFEKINRAVMECKIGVAVLSPRYTESYFCLHELALLLGCNKKVIPIFCDVKPSQLRVVNNPKWSEDELRRFRRALEEVKFTVGLTFNSSKGNFSEIVNSSSDIIIGSMIELKNEERMQHWASILHIRLLGFLPSLSSHFHYSLRAIDARERKIFRNVQALLHVLVFISWVKYISISYYNYQLFIASQYSNGETYPCSTGQCQVAEFPSIKQTGFHFNLQEQVMAASALVIMMIDYRLIAYVALMRIGVTKK